Proteins from a genomic interval of Zingiber officinale cultivar Zhangliang chromosome 2A, Zo_v1.1, whole genome shotgun sequence:
- the LOC122041438 gene encoding uncharacterized protein LOC122041438 isoform X4 — protein MDCDDSDFQSQNFQIIGEDNDGFPQSEENNWIEEFSPRHSAAAFGSSALQTCSITGNDNWSNTPSEIAQMLVKSIGDNEVNPQNMNTGSESHAIEDSAKNTLGLNEDIATANQHGVSLQIPNNEKSESVLNINSPDQKYHSVGEVVASESTVNEEVVASKSKVNEELASSSIELPKACLVADELLDVVQSKNQLDNSSVIGSFVDCGYPINKGCEMSSISVQSNIQNHPLPLFTNNASTKTSNLENSLATEQKKEDCPAVNVNKSSEPPESENKQSDTLPTFHGEHKPNDHNFQDEALNNDICVIKDSSGMAPTINSLMLPIEGSETVLSENSGLLEAIAYQVKSLNKDLETEDKRSTGASQLPALAEEDGEKFVEVVIEKRTELCDIAAEPLNSSALVLEESQTFCSEEQRDLDVSKRVIDDNKWKIEFSSSVQTEISAVEDDTGSQIHPLTTHNLDIMQKEKIADNECLEAFTENSAKLNGAELTLVNKPSALLEDRENKTSSSHEKLDPLSKTVCLVAESNVDNISHLEEKDNSTHSGGSNDNDFKNHSSTTETTQLSAPETQDHGIMMDVDETSIKDQAENTQLLHSEVEVIVEEKEVIVSSIPDSHSDRKDVQVASLSVVKCVIDSEILGEPRVIPDSDAKGPSMESFSDGQETSKTGEGQLAFSAGAYALSTCNSTEGENAKLALTSNSDKPKQTDIEFDMSNIGTNGFSQLPLHESNLNSCSFDSQGGKPSSYETNCGSLTVISCNEWNIEERSSTQYRERNSSLQNLAGSSLEALKFDSFEGTVQDSKMSTLGNDGNFTFVVPLDKSDPPEDSKKDQESISQIQSLEQHQISKEISQEHPSETVEEITSNPSLSVEDKKKKVSVRGTRKAGISKGDADENSQEKHSKGSKRTPRSTSSRASRNKTGKEDVQQCLYVDSNTKSSCSPTVQTSNLPDTSTSAPPLFHQPFTDLQQIQLRAQIFVYGSLIQGVLPDEACMLPAFGGTDGGRSLWEKTWRVASERFHNQKLLTSSSEQVVSCSPLSSKVLNCSAGRRDSKTPIAATKSSVVSFQSPFQSSSKDVLPSNITRGTYLESNQSLSPLHSYQTSQMRPYLTNSAPWFSPSPHHASWTVPSQSSPFDSAAQHSSAITSEIAQVMPARDSSKSLAANLQLTSHGALLPRQDTPSISSSLPSQIQNKEATPAGNKNPSIRDKSRKRKKNSALEESVLNISATQPQRDSASATCITSNLPSSLSFPLSSSSLSPNTPVGFVSTTSQAPTVPYYQILGSNSQQNVLSKETCTHIEQSKVQADSASAYAATAVKHSQTIWEQMTVQKSGLALEVEGKLASAAVAAAAAASVAKAAAEIAKVASEAAKQAKLMADEAVNSSYAENITQNTENSLDIGKSLLNLPVNDKINGLSVISAAREATRRRVEASSAAMKRAENLDAILKAAEMAAEAVSQVGTIIAMGDPLPLSISELVEAGPDDYWKRHRMTMKIDSESYSQAKKNSGLHIASDHELYAKQSAELLPSDHNKRPNSMPPGNQKSIPFEEHYEGHELQGRENIVSTETGSSPIQGSTIQTGSLVEVVAKEGGLRGAWFSAFVLDIKDGKAFVQYKDLLSAEGHDKLKEWIPLEFKGDQPPRIRVAHSLMVGMPEGTRKRRREALGNFNWAVGDRVDAWMRDGWWEGVVSEKNPDDETKLTVHFSGDDSSVVRAWNLRPSLCWQDDQWIEWSKEKITLETYEGDTPQEKRRKLGLLDNKNKEEIIEGGLNTCTNDSSKLEEINQLNLSARDAIFSMGKNVGDGNNNDAFKVKRAGLLKDGPKVVFGVPKPGKRRKFMEVSKHYTADKIEKTAERSDSIKFAKYLIPQAPQPWRNSSKADTKGKQGTNLNTRVLKSLRSQNVQTKTTVGKDKSVTSASVSNGVEVSLKTSFSTGEKKSSLEVGSLPHFIGKVDVAVLGSSVQHVPTMPAPKKKSSSLELEIGGKEKGSSVVDQSSRSEVQGSENIVKRSADVTEPRRSNRRIQPTSRLLEGLQSSLLISKIPSFSHDKSTKTLPKGGPSSRGQSHR, from the exons ATGGATTGTGATGATAGTGACTTCCAAAGCCAGAACTTTCAAATAATTGGAGAGGACAATGATGGGTTTCCCCAAA GTGAAGAAAACAATTGGATTGAGGAGTTTTCTCCCAGACATAGTGCAGCAGCATTTGGTTCAAGTGCCTTGCAGACTTGTTCCATTACAGGGAACGACAATTGGTCCAATACTCCATCTGAAATTGCACAAATGCTAGTAAAATCTATTGGAGATAATGAGGTAAATCCACAAAACATGAATACAGGGTCAGAATCACATGCAATAGAAGACTCTGCTAAAAATACTCTGGGGTTGAATGAAGATATAGCTACAGCCAACCAGCATGGCGTTTCACTTCAAATTCCCAATAATGAAAAATCAGAATCTGTCTTGAATATAAATTCGCCTGACCAAAAGTATCATTCTGTTGGGGAGGTGGTTGCTTCAGAATCCACAGTTAATGAAGAGGTGGTTGCTTCAAAATCCAAAGTTAATGAAGAATTAGCTTCTTCATCAATTGAGTTACCTAAAGCATGTTTAGTTGCTGATGAGCTTCTTGATGTGGTTCAGAGCAAGAACCAGTTGGATAATTCATCGGTGATTGGTTCATTTGTTGATTGTGGCTATCCTATAAACAAGGGTTGTGAGATGAGTTCAATTTCTGTTCAAAGCAACATTCAGAATCATCCCTTGCCTTTATTCACTAATAATGCGAGTACTAAAACAAGTAATCTGGAAAACTCATTAGCAACAGAGCAAAAGAAGGAAGACTGCCCTGCGGTTAATGTGAATAAGAGCTCAGAACCTCCTGAATCTGAAAACAAACAGAGTGATACATTGCCTACTTTTCATGGTGAACATAAACCAAATGATCACAATTTTCAGGATGAGGCTCTTAATAATGATATTTGTGTTATTAAGGACTCTTCAGGAATGGCTCCGACGATCAATTCTCTGATGTTGCCAATTGAAGGGTCTGAAACTGTGCTCTCTGAGAACTCTGGGCTGCTGGAAGCTATTGCTTACCAGGTAAAATCTTTGAATAAAGACTTAGAGACAGAGGATAAAAGATCAACTGGCGCTAGTCAGTTACCAGCTTTAGCAGAGGAGGATGGAGAGAAATTTGTTGAGGTTGTTATTGAGAAGAGAACTGAGCTCTGTGATATAGCAGCGGAACCTCTCAATTCTTCTGCCTTGGTGCTTGAGGAAAGTCAAACGTTTTGTTCCGAGGAACAGAGAGATCTTGATGTGTCCAAAAGAGTTATTGATGACAACAAATGGAAGATAGAGTTTTCATCTTCAGTTCAAACTGAAATATCTGCAGTTGAGGATGATACTGGTTCACAAATTCATCCTTTAACCACCCATAACTTGGATATTATGCAGAAGGAAAAGATTGCTGACAATGAATGCTTAGAAGCTTTTACTGAAAATTCTGCTAAGTTGAATGGCGCAGAACTTACTTTGGTCAACAAACCTTCTGCTTTGCTGGAGGATAGAGAAAATAAGACCTCTTCCTCTCATGAGAAATTGGATCCATTGAGCAAGACTGTTTGTTTGGTTGCTGAATCAAATGTGGACAACATTAGTCATTTGGAGGAAAAGGATAACTCTACACATTCAGGCGGTTCAAATGACAATGATTTTAAGAATCACTCTTCCACTACTGAGACTACACAATTATCTGCACCTGAAACACAGGACCACGGTATCATGATGGATGTTGATGAGACATCAATCAAGGACCAAGCAG AAAATACCCAGCTGCTACACTCTGAGGTTGAAGTGATAGTAGAGGAGAAAGAAGTGATAGTGTCATCCATTCCCGATTCACACTCAGACAGGAAAGATGTACAGGTAGCTTCCCTGTCAGTTGTGAAATGTGTCATAGACAGTGAGATATTAGGAGAACCACGTGTGATACCAGATTCAGATGCGAAGGGCCCATCAATGGAGAGTTTTTCTGATGGACAAG AAACTTCCAAAACTGGTGAAGGTCAATTAGCTTTTTCAGCTGGAGCATATGCTCTTTCCACTTGCAATAGCACAGAAGGGGAAAATGCAAAGTTAGCTTTGACAAGCAATTCTGACAAACCAAAACAGACTGATATAGAAT TTGATATGTCAAATATTGGTACAAATGGCTTTTCTCAGTTGCCTTTGCATGAAAGCAATCTCAATTCCTGCTCCTTTGACTCTCAAGGTGGAAAGCCAAGTTCATATGAAACAAATTGTGGCTCACTAACTGTTATTAGTTGCAATGAGTGGAACATTGAGGAAAGGAGTAGCACACAATATAGAGAAAGGAATAGTTCATTGCAAAATCTTGCAGGCTCTTCTTTAGAGGCATTAAAGTTTGATAGTTTTGAAGGCACTGTTCAAGATTCCAAAATGAGTACTTTAGGTAATGATGGAAACTTCACGTTTGTTGTCCCCCTAGACAAAAGTGATCCCCCAGAAGACAGCAAGAAGGATCAGGAATCCATCTCCCAAATTCAGTCCTTAGAACAGCATCAG ATTTCTAAGGAGATTTCTCAGGAACATCCAAGTGAAACTGTAGAAGAAATTACTAGCAATCCTAGCTTGAGTGTGGAAGACAAAAAGAAGAAAGTGTCTGTTCGTGGAACTAGGAAGGCAGGCATTTCAAAAGGAGACGCTGATGAGAATTCACAAGAAAAACATTCTAAAGGAAGCAAAAGGACACCACGTAGTACCTCTAGCAGAGCCTCACGAAACAAAACTGGCAAAGAAGATGTACAACAATGTCTCTATGTTGATTCTAATACTAAATCTTCCTGTTCTCCAACTGTTCAAACATCTAATCTGCCAGACACGAGCACATCAGCGCCGCCGCTATTTCATCAGCCTTTCACAGATTTACAGCAAATACAATTGCGTGCTCAAATATTTGTCTATGGTTCTCTCAT ACAAGGAGTGCTGCCCGATGAGGCTTGTATGCTTCCAGCCTTTGGAGGAACTG ATGGAGGAAGGAGCTTATGGGAGAAAACATGGCGTGTTGCTTCAGAAAGGTTTCATAACCAGAAATTACTAACTAGTAGTTCAG AACAAGTTGTCAGCTGCAGCCCTCTTTCAAGCAAGGTTCTTAATTGCTCTGCTGGTAGGAGGGACAGTAAAACCCCAATTGCAGCTACAAAAAGTTCCGTTGTTTCTTTCCAATCACCATTCCAGAGTTCGTCAAAGGATGTTTTACCCTCAAATATCACAAGAGGCACCTACTTGGAATCCAATCAATCTCTGTCGCCGTTACATTCATATCAAACTTCTCAGATGAGACCGTACTTAACCAATTCTGCACCTTGGTTTTCTCCTAGTCCTCACCATGCTTCCTGGACTGTTCCATCACAAAGTTCACCTTTTGATTCCGCTGCACAGCATTCTTCTGCAATAACTTCTGAAATAGCTCAAGTAATGCCTGCAAGAGACTCTTCTAAATCTCTTGCTGCAAATTTGCAGCTTACCTCACATGGTGCCTTGCTGCCTCGTCAAGATACTCCAAGTATTTCTTCATCATTGCCAAGTCAGATTCAAAATAAGGAAGCAACTCCTGCAGGAAATAAAAACCCTTCAATTAGGGACAAATCCcgaaagaggaaaaaaaattctGCGTTAGAGGAGTCTGTGTTGAATATTTCAGCTACCCAACCTCAACGAGATTCTGCTTCTGCCACTTGTATCACTAGTAATCTGCCTAGTTCTTTATCCTTTCCTCTATCTTCTAGTTCTCTAAGTCCTAATACACCTGTTGGCTTTGTTTCAACTACATCTCAAGCACCAACTGTTCCTTACTACCAAATATTGGGCAGTAATTCTCAACAGAATGTCCTCTCAAAAGAGACCTGTACTCATATTGAGCAATCAAAAGTGCAAGCTGACAGTGCTTCTGCTTATGCTGCCACTGCTGTTAAGCACAGCCAAACTATTTGGGAACAGATGACTGTTCAGAAGTCAGGCCTCGCATTGGAGGTTGAAGGGAAACTTGCCTCTGCAGCTGTTGCAGCTGCAGCAGCTGCTTCTGTAGCAAAGGCAGCTGCAGAAATTGCCAAGGTTGCATCTGAGGCTGCAAAACAGGCTAAGTTGATGGCAGATGAGGCAGTTAATTCGTCATATGCTGAAAATATTACTCAAAACACTGAAAATAGTCTTGATATTGGAAAAAGTTTGCTTAACTTGCCAGTTAATGACAAAATTAATGGTCTTTCAGTTATTTCTGCTGCACGAGAGGCTACAAGGAGGAGGGTAGAAGCATCCTCTGCAGCCATGAAGCGGGCTGAAAACTTGGATGCCATACTGAAAGCTGCAGAAATGGCTGCAGAAGCTGTGTCCCAAGTTGGAACGATCATTGCAATGGGGGACCCTCTGCCATTGTCGATAAGTGAATTAGTAGAAGCTGGACCTGATGATTATTGGAAACGTCATCGTATGACTATGAAAATTGATTCTGAATCATATTCACAGGCCAAGAAGAATTCAGGTTTGCATATAGCAAGTGACCATGAGTTATACGCAAAACAATCAGCTGAATTATTGCCATCAGATCATAACAAGAGACCAAATTCTATGCCTCCTGGCAATCAGAAATCCATACCATTTGAGGAACATTATGAAG GGCATGAGTTACAAGGCAGGGAAAATATTGTTTCAACTGAAACTGGGAGCAGTCCtatacaaggaagtaccattcAGACAGGCTCCCTTGTTGAG GTTGTAGCTAAAGAAGGTGGCCTTCGAGGAGCTTGGTTTTCTGCATTTGTCCTTGATATCAAAGATGGTAAAGCATTTGTGCAGTACAAGGATCTTCTGTCTGCTGAAG GTCATGACAAGCTCAAGGAGTGGATACCACTTGAATTCAAAGGTGACCAACCTCCCAGAATACGTGTAGCACATAGCTTAATGGTAGGTATGCCAGAAGGAACAAGGAAGCGGCGGAGAGAGGCTCTAGGCAATTTCAATTGGGCAGTTGGTGACAGAGTAGATGCATGGATGCGTGATGG TTGGTGGGAAGGTGTTGTCAGTGAGAAGAATCCAGATGATGAAACCAAGTTAACTGTACACTTTTCAG GGGATGACTCCTCAGTTGTTCGAGCTTGGAACTTACGACCTTCACTTTGTTGGCAAGATGATCAATGGATAGAATGGTCTAAAGAAAAAATCACTCTTGAAACCTATGAG GGAGATACACCCCAGGAGAAACGGCGAAAGCTTGGGCTATTAgataacaaaaataaagaagaaatAATTGAGGGAGGATTGAATACTTGCACAAATGACTCAAGCAAGTTGGAAGAGATAAACCAACTTAATTTATCAGCAAGGGATGCAATATTTTCCATGGGGAAGAATGTTGGTGATGGTAATAACAATGATGCATTTAAGGTCAAACGGGCAGGCCTTCTGAAAGATGGACCAAAGGTGGTGTTTGGTGTTCCTAAGCCTGGAAAAAGACGCAAGTTTATGGAAGTTAGCAAACACTACACAGCTGATAAAATTGAGAAAACAGCTGAAAGGAGTGATTCGATAAAGTTTGCAAAATATTTGATTCCCCAAGCGCCTCAGCCATGGAGGAATAGCTCCAAAGCAGACACTAAAGGAAAGCAAGGCACCAACTTGAATACCAGAGTCCTCAAATCTTTGAGGTCACAGAATGTTCAGACCAAAACTACTGTGGGTAAGGATAAGTCAGTTACCAGTGCTTCTGTCTCAAATGGAGTAGAAGTGAGTCTTAAAACTTCTTTTAGCACTGGAGAGAAGAAGAGTTCATTAGAAGTTGGTTCTCTTCCACATTTTATTGGTAAAGTAGATGTTGCAGTCCTCGGGTCCTCTGTGCAGCATGTACCAACTATGCCAGCAcctaagaagaaatcctcttctcTTGAGCTTGAAATAGGGGGAAAAGAAAAGGGCTCATCTGTTGTGGACCAGTCATCCAGATCTGAAGTGCAAGGTTCTGAAAATATTGTAAAAAGATCTGCTGATGTTACTGAACCCCGGAGATCGAATCGTAGAATTCAGCCAACATCAAGA TTACTGGAGGGACTGCAAAGCTCTCTGCTGATATCAAAGATTCCCAGTTTTTCACACGATAAAAGTACCAAGACCTTGCCTAAAGGTGGACCATCTTCTAGAG GTCAGAGTCACAGATGA